The following coding sequences are from one Paenibacillus sp. FSL R5-0912 window:
- the rplB gene encoding 50S ribosomal protein L2, whose product MPIKKYKPTSPARRNMSVSTFEEITTNQPEKSLLSPLFKHAGRNNQGKITVRHHGGGHKRKYRIIDFKRTKDGIPGSVATIEYDPNRTSNIALIHYADGEKRYIIAPKGLKVGDKVESGPAADIKIGNSLPLINIPVGTIIHNIELKPGKGGQLVRAAGTEAQLLGKEEKYVSVRLNSGEVRRILSVCRATIGSVGNEDHELIKIGKAGRSRWLGRRPEVRGVVMNPNDHPHGGGEGRAPIGRKSPMSPWGKPTLGYKTRKKNKASDKYIVRRRTK is encoded by the coding sequence GTGCCAATCAAAAAGTACAAACCGACCTCTCCGGCAAGACGCAACATGTCTGTGTCTACGTTTGAAGAAATCACAACAAACCAGCCAGAGAAATCGTTGCTTTCTCCGCTGTTCAAACATGCGGGACGCAACAACCAAGGTAAAATTACGGTTCGTCACCACGGCGGCGGACACAAACGTAAATACCGTATCATCGACTTCAAACGGACTAAAGACGGCATACCAGGTAGCGTTGCTACAATCGAGTATGACCCGAACCGTACTTCCAATATTGCTTTGATCCACTATGCTGATGGAGAGAAACGTTATATTATCGCTCCTAAAGGCCTTAAAGTTGGGGATAAAGTTGAGTCCGGCCCTGCTGCGGATATCAAAATTGGTAACAGCCTTCCGCTGATCAACATTCCGGTAGGTACAATTATCCACAACATCGAGTTGAAACCAGGTAAAGGCGGACAATTGGTTCGTGCTGCTGGTACTGAAGCTCAGTTGCTGGGTAAAGAAGAAAAATACGTATCCGTTCGTTTGAACTCCGGCGAAGTTCGCAGAATCCTCAGCGTATGCCGCGCAACCATCGGATCCGTAGGTAACGAAGATCATGAATTGATCAAGATTGGTAAAGCCGGACGCAGCCGCTGGCTAGGACGTCGTCCTGAAGTTCGCGGTGTTGTCATGAACCCTAACGATCACCCACACGGTGGTGGTGAAGGCCGTGCTCCAATCGGACGTAAATCGCCAATGTCACCTTGGGGCAAACCAACCCTTGGCTACAAAACGCGTAAGAAAAACAAAGCATCTGATAAATATATCGTTCGTCGCCGCACAAAATAA
- the rplC gene encoding 50S ribosomal protein L3 — MKGILGKKLGMTQVFTPEGNVIAVSVIEAGPCVVLQKKDLNIDGYEAVQLGFSDKKESRSNKPEQGHAKKANATPKRYVREIRGVDLGSLEVGQELKADIFAEGEFVDVTGTSKGKGFQGNIKRWGQSRGPMAHGSRYHRRPGSMGSIQANRVPKGKRLPGHMGHTTITVQKLEIIRVDVERNVLLVKGAIPGPKNSFVKVKQTVKK, encoded by the coding sequence TTGAAAGGTATCTTAGGAAAAAAACTCGGTATGACTCAAGTGTTTACTCCAGAAGGTAACGTAATCGCGGTTTCTGTTATCGAAGCTGGCCCTTGTGTGGTACTGCAAAAGAAAGACCTGAATATCGACGGATATGAAGCAGTGCAGTTGGGCTTTTCCGATAAAAAGGAAAGTCGCTCCAACAAGCCTGAACAAGGTCACGCCAAAAAGGCAAACGCAACACCTAAGCGCTACGTTCGCGAAATTCGCGGTGTTGACCTCGGGTCACTCGAGGTTGGACAAGAGCTTAAGGCTGACATCTTCGCAGAAGGCGAATTTGTTGACGTAACAGGTACTTCGAAGGGTAAAGGCTTCCAGGGTAACATCAAACGCTGGGGACAAAGCCGCGGACCAATGGCACACGGATCGCGCTACCACAGAAGACCAGGCTCCATGGGTTCCATTCAAGCTAACCGTGTTCCTAAGGGCAAACGCCTGCCAGGACATATGGGTCACACGACTATAACGGTTCAAAAGCTTGAAATCATCCGAGTTGACGTAGAACGTAATGTATTGCTGGTTAAAGGCGCGATTCCGGGCCCTAAAAACAGCTTCGTGAAAGTTAAACAAACCGTTAAGAAATAA
- the rplW gene encoding 50S ribosomal protein L23 produces the protein MKDPRDIIKRPVITERTSEYMSELKYAFEVDIRSNKTEIKKAVEAIFKVKVVSVNTMRVPGKLKRYGKYSGYTPEWKKAIVKLSPDSKPLEFFEAVE, from the coding sequence ATGAAAGATCCGCGTGATATTATCAAGCGTCCGGTGATTACGGAACGCACATCCGAATACATGAGCGAATTGAAATACGCTTTTGAAGTGGATATCCGTTCTAACAAGACCGAAATCAAAAAAGCTGTTGAAGCTATTTTTAAAGTTAAAGTTGTTAGTGTGAACACAATGCGCGTACCTGGCAAACTGAAACGTTACGGCAAATATTCCGGTTACACTCCGGAGTGGAAAAAAGCCATCGTTAAGCTTAGCCCGGACAGCAAGCCGCTCGAATTCTTTGAAGCGGTAGAATAA
- the rpsS gene encoding 30S ribosomal protein S19 — MGRSLKKGPFIDGYLLKKVEDLNEADKKVVVKTWSRRSTIFPQFIGHTFGVYDGRKHVPVYVTEDMVGHKLGEFAPTRTYKGHAGDDKKTRR; from the coding sequence ATGGGTCGCAGTTTAAAGAAGGGGCCGTTTATTGATGGCTACCTGCTGAAAAAAGTTGAGGATTTGAACGAGGCAGATAAGAAAGTTGTAGTTAAAACTTGGTCCCGTCGCTCAACCATTTTCCCTCAGTTTATCGGACATACGTTTGGTGTATATGACGGCCGCAAACACGTGCCTGTATACGTAACGGAAGATATGGTAGGTCACAAGTTGGGCGAGTTCGCGCCAACACGTACTTACAAAGGCCACGCGGGTGACGATAAGAAAACCAGAAGATAA
- the rplD gene encoding 50S ribosomal protein L4 — protein sequence MPKVTLYNISGNEVGEVELSDSVFGIEPNVHVLHEAALMQRASLRRGTHKVKGRSEVRGGGRKPWKQKGTGRARQGSIRSPQWKGGGVVFGPTPRSYSWKLPKKVRRLAIKSALSSKVLENDIIVLDSLTMSAPKTKEFAAILNNLKVGTKALIVAPSYDDNVALSARNIPGVKFVAADGINVLDVLTYDKLIITKEAVLKVEEVFA from the coding sequence ATGCCAAAAGTAACACTTTATAATATTAGTGGTAACGAAGTTGGCGAAGTTGAACTGAGTGATTCAGTTTTCGGTATTGAACCGAACGTACATGTGCTGCATGAAGCTGCACTTATGCAGAGAGCTTCCCTTCGTCGTGGTACACACAAAGTAAAAGGACGTTCTGAAGTGCGTGGCGGCGGACGTAAGCCTTGGAAACAAAAAGGTACAGGTCGTGCTCGTCAAGGCTCCATTCGTTCACCGCAATGGAAAGGCGGCGGCGTAGTCTTCGGACCAACACCACGTAGCTATTCCTGGAAACTGCCTAAGAAGGTTCGCCGGTTGGCCATCAAATCCGCGTTGTCCTCGAAAGTACTTGAGAATGACATCATCGTTTTGGATAGCTTGACTATGAGTGCTCCGAAGACGAAAGAATTCGCAGCTATTCTGAACAACCTGAAGGTTGGTACAAAAGCATTGATCGTAGCTCCTAGCTATGATGACAATGTAGCACTTTCCGCTCGTAACATCCCTGGGGTGAAATTCGTAGCGGCTGACGGCATCAATGTTCTTGACGTACTGACGTACGACAAACTGATTATCACTAAAGAAGCAGTTCTGAAGGTAGAGGAGGTGTTCGCGTAA
- the rplV gene encoding 50S ribosomal protein L22, which translates to MEAKAHARSVRISARKAKLVVDLIRGKQVGEAIAILRHTPKSASPVVEKLLNSAIANAEHNYSLDVNSLFVSEVFVNQGPTMKRFRPRAMGRASRINKRTSHITLVVSEK; encoded by the coding sequence ATGGAAGCAAAAGCACATGCAAGATCGGTGCGGATTTCCGCTCGTAAAGCGAAACTGGTTGTTGACTTGATTCGCGGCAAGCAAGTGGGGGAAGCAATTGCAATTCTTCGCCACACTCCGAAATCCGCTTCTCCGGTTGTTGAGAAGCTACTGAACTCGGCGATTGCGAACGCTGAGCATAACTACTCTTTGGACGTGAACAGCTTGTTCGTAAGCGAAGTTTTCGTTAACCAGGGTCCAACTATGAAACGTTTCCGTCCGCGCGCCATGGGCCGCGCAAGCCGGATTAACAAACGTACCAGCCACATTACTTTGGTGGTATCTGAGAAATAA